In Rutidosis leptorrhynchoides isolate AG116_Rl617_1_P2 chromosome 2, CSIRO_AGI_Rlap_v1, whole genome shotgun sequence, one genomic interval encodes:
- the LOC139890664 gene encoding borneol dehydrogenase, mitochondrial-like: protein MARLEGKVALITGGARGIGESIATLFTKHGAKVIIADILDDLGQSVCQNIGHEIASFIHCDVCIESDVEKAINFTIHKFSKLDIMINNAAIAGDLKLSILDNEVTDFERVLSVNVTGVFLGIKHAARVMIPNRNGSIITIGSIASSVGGNTSHAYTSSKHAIVGLTKNVAAELGEFGIRVNCVSPYFIITPATKPIVEKYPDLYTNVYSNLKGVDQKEQDVAEATLFLASDESKFISGHNLALDGGFSVINPSFGLFSRVRTTR, encoded by the coding sequence GTTGGAAGGGAAAGTTGCACTTATTACAGGCGGGGCTCGAGGAATTGGTGAGTCCATTGCAACACTATTCACTAAACACGGAGCAAAAGTCATAATTGCAGACATTCTTGATGATTTGGGTCAATCCGTTTGTCAAAACATAGGTCATGAAATCGCTTCCTTCATTCATTGTGACGTTTGCATCGAATCAGACGTCGAAAAAGCGATAAATTTCACCATCCATAAGTTTAGTAAACTAGATATTATGATAAACAATGCTGCTATTGCAGGTGACTTAAAGTTAAGTATTCTTGACAATGAAGTAACTGATTTCGAACGTGTGTTAAGTGTTAACGTTACTGGCGTTTTCTTGGGAATTAAACACGCGGCTCGTGTTATGATCCCAAATCGAAATGGTAGTATTATTACAATTGGAAGTATTGCTTCAAGTGTTGGTGGTAATACTTCACATGCATACACAAGTTCTAAACATGCTATTGTGGGACTTACTAAAAATGTTGCTGCTGAGCTTGGTGAATTTGGGATTCGTGTTAATTGTGTATCGCCGTATTTTATCATAACGCCAGCCACTAAACCAATAGTCGAAAAGTATCCGGATTTGTATACTAATGTGTACTCTAACCTCAAAGGAGTGGATCAAAAAGAGCAAGATGTGGCTGAGGCCACACTTTTTCTTGCAAGTGATGAGTCTAAGTTTATAAGTGGACATAATCTTGCATTGGATGGTGGTTTTAGTGTGATTAATCCATCATTTGGCCTATTTTCTCGAGTTAGGACGACTAGataa